In the Candidatus Schekmanbacteria bacterium genome, CAGCAGGCAAAGTGATCAGATTTCTTCCTCCGCTGATCATTACCCAAGATGAAATAGATGAAGCTCTGATAATATTTGAAAATGTATTGAGGACAAAAGATTAAAATGCAGAAAAAGGACCTTTTATCGCTTGCTGATTTGAGTAGAAGAGAAATTTGCGAGCTTATTGACAGAGCCAAGATATTGAAACAATGGAAATCGCAGGGCATAGTCCATAAGCCCCTTGAAGGGAAAACATTGGGATTAATTTTCAATAAGCCCTCAACAAGGACGAGGGTAACTTTTGAAGTTGGTATGTATCAACTTGGCGGTACGTCTTTATTCTTGAGTGAAAAGGAGATTCAACTTGGTAGAGGCGAAACAGTTGCAGATACTGCAAAAGTGCTGTCAAGATATGTTGACGGAGTCGTAATGCGGACCTTTAAACAGTCTGACTTGGAGGAATTTGCCCAAGAAGCTACTTGTCCTCTTATAAACGGATTGACTGATTCCTTTCATCCATGTCAAATATTGGCTGATATAATGACTATTGAAGAAGCCATTGGAAGAATTGAGGGGACAAAGGTGGCATATGTGGGAGATTTCAATAATGTTGCAAATTCCCTGATATTAGGAGCGCTTTTGATGGGCTACCATATAACTGTTGCTTGTCCCAAAGAGTGTGAAGCAAGTGATGAATTAAAGTCAAAAATCGAGATCGTTGAAAAAAGGGAAGAATCAAGCGGTACTTATGAAGTAATAGATGACCCCATTGAAGCAGTGAAAGATGCAGACATTATCTATACAGATGTTTGGATAAGTATGGGGCAGGAAAAGGAAAGAGATAAAAAATTGAAGCTCTTTTCTCCTTATCAAGTGAATAAAGAGCTTGTATCCAAGAGCAAGGAAGGTGTAAAAATAATGCATTGCCTACCGGCGCATAGGGGGGAGGAGATAACTTCAGATGTTTTGGACAGCGAAAACTCGATAGTCTTTGACCAAGCTGAAAATCGCTTGCATATTCAAAAAGCAATACTTGAATATCTGCTTTCGGGAAGTAAGTGGAATTTTGCGATTACATAGAAAATGTTTTGTTTTGGTAGTGAAAGATTCAACTAAGGAATAGTAAAAAGTTTTAAGGATGGAGATTCATATATGGGTAAGAAGATAGTGCTTGCATATTCTGGAGGCCTTGACACATCGGTTATATTGAGATGGCTGATTGAAACCTATAAAAGCGATGTCATTGCATTTATTGCTGATTTGGGACAGGGAGAAGAGCTTGAAGAAGCAAGGCGAAAAGCTTTTAAGACTGGCGCAAGAAAGGTTTATGTTACTGATTTGAGAGAGGAATTCGTAAGGGACTTTGTTTTCCCAATGTTTAGAGCAAATGCAGTCTATGAAGGCCAGTATCTTCTTGGTACTTCCATAGCAAGGCCCCTGATAGCAAAGAAGCAGATAGAAATAGCGCGTAAAGAGAAAGCCACAATGGTTTCACATGGCGCCACTGGTAAGGGGAATGATCAAGTGAGATTTGAATTGAGCTATTATGCTTTGAATCCTTCGATAAAGGTAATTGCCCCGTGGCGTGAATGGGATCTCGATTCAAGAGAGGCGCTGATTGCTTTTGCAAAAAAATGGAAGATACCTGTCCCTGTTACTGCAAAGAAGCCCTATTCATCTGACAGGAATCTGCTTCATATAAGTTTTGAAGGCGGTATTTTGGAGGACCCATGGAATGAACCTCCTGAAGATATGTTTGTCCTTACACGGTCGCCCGAAAAAGCTCCGGACAAGCCGCAGTATATTGAACTGGAATTTAAAAGCGGGAATCCTATCAAATTGAATGGGAAAGCCCTAAAACCTCATAAACTTCTGGAAGAGTTGAACCGTTTGGGCGGCAGAAACGGCATTGGCAGAGTTGATATGGTGGAAAACAGATATGTAGGTATGAAATCGCGCGGTGTATATGAGACTCCGGGAGGGACAATTCTGAATATTGCTCATAGAGCGTTGGAAACAATAACTCTCGACAGAGAAGTTATGCATATTCGTGATTCTTTGATACCTGCTTATTC is a window encoding:
- the argF gene encoding ornithine carbamoyltransferase → MQKKDLLSLADLSRREICELIDRAKILKQWKSQGIVHKPLEGKTLGLIFNKPSTRTRVTFEVGMYQLGGTSLFLSEKEIQLGRGETVADTAKVLSRYVDGVVMRTFKQSDLEEFAQEATCPLINGLTDSFHPCQILADIMTIEEAIGRIEGTKVAYVGDFNNVANSLILGALLMGYHITVACPKECEASDELKSKIEIVEKREESSGTYEVIDDPIEAVKDADIIYTDVWISMGQEKERDKKLKLFSPYQVNKELVSKSKEGVKIMHCLPAHRGEEITSDVLDSENSIVFDQAENRLHIQKAILEYLLSGSKWNFAIT
- a CDS encoding argininosuccinate synthase, translating into MGKKIVLAYSGGLDTSVILRWLIETYKSDVIAFIADLGQGEELEEARRKAFKTGARKVYVTDLREEFVRDFVFPMFRANAVYEGQYLLGTSIARPLIAKKQIEIARKEKATMVSHGATGKGNDQVRFELSYYALNPSIKVIAPWREWDLDSREALIAFAKKWKIPVPVTAKKPYSSDRNLLHISFEGGILEDPWNEPPEDMFVLTRSPEKAPDKPQYIELEFKSGNPIKLNGKALKPHKLLEELNRLGGRNGIGRVDMVENRYVGMKSRGVYETPGGTILNIAHRALETITLDREVMHIRDSLIPAYSRMVYNGFWFSPERELLQTLIDESQKNVTGTVRMKLYKGNCIVCGRKSPKSLYKQEIATFEKGSGYDQEDATGFINLNALRLRINNLVNKRRRK